The genomic region GCCGGTCGCCAGCTTGCCAGCGCCCAGCCAACTGCCCGCGGGCACCCGCCTGATTCTGCTCGACTTGCAAAGCCTCGACTGGCGCCTGCAAGACGCCCAAGGCCCGGCAACGCTGGTGCTGCGTATCAGCCGCCTGCAAGCCCACCAACGCTTTGGCGATGTTTCGCCGCCGCACCTGAGCCTGCTCTGGAGCGATCCGCCGCTGGATCGACAATTGCGCCTGACCCGACTCGTCCTGCCCGAGGCTCGACGGGTCGGCGTGCTTTTCGACAGCCACAGCGAATTTCTGCTGAAAGAACTGCATCAAGCTGCCCTGCATCTGGGCCTTGATGTGGTCACCGAGCGTTGGGACAACACCAATGACAGCCGCCCGTTGCAAGCCCTGCTGAAAAACAGCGACGTGCTGGTGGGCCTGGATGATCCTGATTTGTACAACCCGAAAACCGTGAAAAACCTGCTGCTCAGTAGCTACGCACGGCAGCTGCCACTGATCGGTCCCAACGCCGCCTTCGTCAGAGCAGGCAGCCTCGCCAGCACCTACAGCGACCAGAGCGATTGGCTGAAGATTCTCGACGAACTGCTCGACCGCCCCTCCAGCACCTGGCCGCACACCCTTTATCCGCAGCACTTCAAGGTCTTGAGCAACCCGCAAGTGGCTCGTTCATTAAGCATTGAACCGATGAATGAAGCCTCTGTTGCAACACGGCTGGCCGAAGGAGAACACCGCCCATGACCTCCTGTCGCGGTTGGGACATCAATACCCGTACCCAGATCATCAGCCTCGGCCCGGCGCTGCTGTTGACGTTGCTGCTGATCAGCTTCTTCACCTTCGTGCGAATCCAGGACCTGCGCCAGGAACTCAACCACACCGGTCAGTTGATCGCCAACCAACTGGCGCCGGCCACCGAATACGGGGTGATCTCGGGCAATAACGACGTGCTCGAAAGTTTACTCAAAGCCACCCTGGCCACGCCCAATGTGCGTTTTCTGGAGGTTCAGGACAACACCAACCGGATTCTGGTGTACGTCGAACAACCGTCGGAAACCCATCACCACTCGCACCAGGTCGAAGTGTTCCAGGCACCGGTGCGGCTGCAACGTATCGCGCTCAACAATGACTTCTTCCAGAACAGCCGCACCGCCCCCACGAAGCCGGGCGAGGATTACCTGGGCCGGGTGATTGTCGGGCTGTCCAATGACGCCTTCAACCACCGCCAGCAGGAAATCCTGTTCAAGGCCGCGATCCTGGCCCTGTTCGCCCTGTTGTTTACCTTTCTGCTGGCTCGGCGCCTGGCCGGCAGCCTGTCGCGACCGATCCATGACATCGGCAATGCGGTCAAGGCGATCCAGAAAGGCGATTACAAAACGCCCCTGCCGATTGTCGATGACACCGAACTGGGTGCCCTGTCGCAACACATTAACAACCTTGCCCAGGGCCTTGAACAAGCCAGCCGCGAACAGCATCAGGCCATGGCGCAATTGATTCAGACCCGTGAGGAAGCGGAAAAGGCCAACAACGCCAAATCCGATTTCCTGGCGATGATGAGCCATGAGCTGCGCACGCCGATGAATGGCGTGCTGGGTATGTTGCAACTGCTGGAAACCACCGCGATGACCGAGGAACAGATCGAGTACGCCGCGCTGGCTTCGGAATCGACTGAACACCTGCTCAAAGTGATCAACGACATTCTCGACTTCTCGCGCATCGAACGTTCGGAACTGGAGCTGGAGCACATTGCGTTCAATCTTGCGGACTTGATCAGCAGCTGCGCCCAATCGTTCCAGCACAGCGCAGTGCAGCGCGGGCTTGAGCTGCAACTGCAGATGCCCGAGAACATGCGCGCCCTGCAGGTTCAGGGCGACCCAACGCGGATCCGGCAGATACTGGTCAATCTGGTCGGCAATGCGCTGAAATTTACCGAACGGGGCCGTATCACGATCGAACCGCAATGGCAGTCGCTGGATCACGAATTACTGTGGTTCACCTGCACCGTGCGCGACAGCGGGATCGGCATCCCGGCCGAAAGCCTGGAATTAATGTTCAACGCGTTCCAACAGGCCGACAGTTCCATTTCAAGACGTTACGGTGGCACCGGGCTGGGGCTGCCGATTGCCCGCACTCTGGCCGAACGAATGGGCGGCACCTTGCGTGCTCAGAGCGAAGAAGGCGTCGGTTCGGTGTTCACCCTGGAAATACCTCTGGCGCTGTATAAGCAGTCGTTGCCGGTGCTGATGCCGCGAGTACATACCGGCAACGACCACGGCGAAGGTCGCAATGTGCTGCTGGTGGAGGACAATCCAGTCAACCGCACTGTCGTCGAAGCAATGTTGCGCAGTCTGGGCTTTACTGTCAGCGTCGTGACAGATGGTGCACAAGCGGTGCGCAGTGCCGAGAGCCTGATTTTCGAAGTGATTCTGATGGACTGCCGACTGCCGGTCATTGACGGCTACGAGGCCACCCGACAGATTCGCCAACTGCCCGGCTGCGCTGACGTGCCGATCATTGCCCTGACGGCCAACGCCTTGCAGGGCGACCGTGAAGCCTGTTTGTCCGCAGGGATGAACGATTACCTGGCCAAGCCCTTCAAACGCACTGATCTGCAGCAAATTCTGCAGCGATGGGTGCAGTAGTGCAGGCCTTTCGGCTATCTGCGACTGGCGTGAAAGACGAAAGTGCGGCAGTCTTAGTCACCCGAACAGGCCCTAAAAGGGGCTTGAATAATAATTTCAGTGCACAAGTGTACATTCATGTCCTTGGTGCTGTGACTTTCACTACAACGCAATAGTCTATGAGTAGGCTGCTGACTCGAGGCATGAACGCTTCGATCGGCCGGGAGATTCGCCCCCACCCTGCCGCATGGACTATTGAGGAGCTCGCATGACCAAACAAAACGCCTTTACCCGGGAAGACCTGCTGCGCTGCAGTCGTGGTGAGCTGTTCGGCCCAGGTAACGCGCAACTGCCCGCCCCGAACATGCTGATGGTCGATCGCATCACCCTGATCTCCGAAGAGGGTGGCAAGTACGGCAAAGGTGAATTGGTCGCCGAGCTGGATATCACTCCAGACCTGTGGTTCTTCGCCTGCCACTTCGAAGGTGATCCAGTGATGCCGGGCTGCCTGGGTCTCGATGCCATGTGGCAACTGGTCGGCTTCTTCCTCGGCTGGCAAGGTCTGCCGGGCCGTGGTCGTGCCTTGGGTTCGGGCGAAGTGAAATTTTTTGGCCAGGTACTGCCGACCGCCAAGAAAGTCACCTATAACATCCATATCAAACGCGTCCTCAAAGGCAAACTGAACATGGCCATCGCCGATGGTTCCGTGACTGTCGACGGCCGCGAAATCTATACCGCCGAAGGCCTTCGGGTCGGCGTTTTCACCTCCACTGACAACTTCTAAGGGTTATCCGCATGCGCCGCGTCGTTATCACTGGTCTGGGCATCGTTTCGTGCCTGGGCAATGACAAAGAGACCGTCTCCGCTAACCTGCGTGCAAGCCGCCCTGGCATCCGGTTCAACCCGGAATATGCTGAAATGGGTCTGCGTAGCCAGGTTTCCGGCTCCATTGACCTTCCCCTCGAAGAGCTGATCGATCGCAAGATCTATCGCTTCGTCGGCCACGCGGCGGCTTACGCCTACCTGGCCATGAAAGATGCCATCGCAGACTCCGGTCTGACCGAAGAACAGGTTTCCAACGTGCGTACCGGCCTGATCGCCGGTTCCGGTGGCGCGTCGACCTTGAACCAGATGGAAGCGCTGGACATCCTGCGCGAGAAAGGCGTCAAACGCGTGGGCCCGTACCGCGTCACGCGGACCATGGGCAGCACCGTTTCGGCTTGCCTGGCCACCCCGTTCAAGATCAAGGGTGTGAATTACTCGATCTCCTCCGCGTGCGCCACCAGTGCTCACTGCATCGGTAACGCTGTGGAGCAGATCCAGTTGGGCAAACAGGACATCGTTTTCGCCGGTGGCGGTGAAGAAGAACACTGGAGCCAATCGTTCCTGTTCGACGCCATGGGCGCCCTGTCCAGCCAGTACAACGAAACCCCGGAAAAGGCTTCCCGTGCCTACGACGCCAAGCGTGACGGTTTCGTCATCGCCGGCGGTGGCGGCATGGTCGTGGTCGAAGAGCTGGAACACGCTCTGGCCCGCGGCGCGAAGATCTACGCGGAAATCGTTGGCTACGGCGCGACCTCCGACGGCTACGACATGGTCGCCCCAAGCGGCGAAGGCGCCATCCGCTGCATGCAGATGGCCATGGCCACCGTCGACGCACCGATCGACTACCTGAACACTCACGGCACCTCGACTCCGGTCGGCGACGTGATGGAAATGAAAGGTGTGCGTGAAGTGTTCGGCGACAAGGCCCCGGCCATCAGCTCCACCAAGAGCCTGTCGGGTCACTCCCTGGGCGCCGCCGGCGTTCACGAAGCGATCTACTGCCTGCTGATGATGGAAGGCAACTTCATGGCGGGTTCGGCCAACATCGACGAACTGGACCCGGAAGTG from Pseudomonas sp. GGS8 harbors:
- a CDS encoding ABC transporter substrate-binding protein, with the protein product MQYCPSRKTPTLGRLLAGLCLVFVGLLCNLPARAADILLTGAEDGPGVQSFVQALSELRPTDSVRFQPVASLPAPSQLPAGTRLILLDLQSLDWRLQDAQGPATLVLRISRLQAHQRFGDVSPPHLSLLWSDPPLDRQLRLTRLVLPEARRVGVLFDSHSEFLLKELHQAALHLGLDVVTERWDNTNDSRPLQALLKNSDVLVGLDDPDLYNPKTVKNLLLSSYARQLPLIGPNAAFVRAGSLASTYSDQSDWLKILDELLDRPSSTWPHTLYPQHFKVLSNPQVARSLSIEPMNEASVATRLAEGEHRP
- a CDS encoding ATP-binding protein: MTSCRGWDINTRTQIISLGPALLLTLLLISFFTFVRIQDLRQELNHTGQLIANQLAPATEYGVISGNNDVLESLLKATLATPNVRFLEVQDNTNRILVYVEQPSETHHHSHQVEVFQAPVRLQRIALNNDFFQNSRTAPTKPGEDYLGRVIVGLSNDAFNHRQQEILFKAAILALFALLFTFLLARRLAGSLSRPIHDIGNAVKAIQKGDYKTPLPIVDDTELGALSQHINNLAQGLEQASREQHQAMAQLIQTREEAEKANNAKSDFLAMMSHELRTPMNGVLGMLQLLETTAMTEEQIEYAALASESTEHLLKVINDILDFSRIERSELELEHIAFNLADLISSCAQSFQHSAVQRGLELQLQMPENMRALQVQGDPTRIRQILVNLVGNALKFTERGRITIEPQWQSLDHELLWFTCTVRDSGIGIPAESLELMFNAFQQADSSISRRYGGTGLGLPIARTLAERMGGTLRAQSEEGVGSVFTLEIPLALYKQSLPVLMPRVHTGNDHGEGRNVLLVEDNPVNRTVVEAMLRSLGFTVSVVTDGAQAVRSAESLIFEVILMDCRLPVIDGYEATRQIRQLPGCADVPIIALTANALQGDREACLSAGMNDYLAKPFKRTDLQQILQRWVQ
- the fabA gene encoding 3-hydroxyacyl-[acyl-carrier-protein] dehydratase FabA, translating into MTKQNAFTREDLLRCSRGELFGPGNAQLPAPNMLMVDRITLISEEGGKYGKGELVAELDITPDLWFFACHFEGDPVMPGCLGLDAMWQLVGFFLGWQGLPGRGRALGSGEVKFFGQVLPTAKKVTYNIHIKRVLKGKLNMAIADGSVTVDGREIYTAEGLRVGVFTSTDNF
- the fabB gene encoding beta-ketoacyl-ACP synthase I; the protein is MRRVVITGLGIVSCLGNDKETVSANLRASRPGIRFNPEYAEMGLRSQVSGSIDLPLEELIDRKIYRFVGHAAAYAYLAMKDAIADSGLTEEQVSNVRTGLIAGSGGASTLNQMEALDILREKGVKRVGPYRVTRTMGSTVSACLATPFKIKGVNYSISSACATSAHCIGNAVEQIQLGKQDIVFAGGGEEEHWSQSFLFDAMGALSSQYNETPEKASRAYDAKRDGFVIAGGGGMVVVEELEHALARGAKIYAEIVGYGATSDGYDMVAPSGEGAIRCMQMAMATVDAPIDYLNTHGTSTPVGDVMEMKGVREVFGDKAPAISSTKSLSGHSLGAAGVHEAIYCLLMMEGNFMAGSANIDELDPEVADMPILTKTREDATINTVMSNSFGFGGTNATLVLKRWQGK